Proteins encoded together in one Triticum dicoccoides isolate Atlit2015 ecotype Zavitan chromosome 7B, WEW_v2.0, whole genome shotgun sequence window:
- the LOC119340342 gene encoding uncharacterized protein LOC119340342 isoform X4 codes for MGRVWAEGWRLREKAPGVGAATNEDGVGRGGRLAGWRSRSKEACSAMEVCPLAGAAGVTAAAGRPHAPPQPASSAAARTVERGSCAVVGGEFSGRLLLSSSNPMPMGSPKLDCSSFFAGGVLVRCNSLRALDQHCRLVSSCSVLLPPSYHSAVAIEVRRSARLLHLQLCAAVQGRC; via the exons ATGGGTCGGGTCTGGGCAGAAGGCTGGCGCCTGCGGGAGAAAGCACCGGGGGTTGGTGCAGCGACAAATGAGGACGGGGTGGGCCGTGGAGGGAGGCTCGCCGGATGGAGAAGCCGGAGCAAGGAGGCATGTTCGGCCATGGAGGTATGCCCTTTGGCCGGAGCAGCAGGAGTAACTGCAGCCGCTGGTCGGCCCCATGCACCGCCTCAGCCCGCATCGTCTGCTGCAGCCCGCACGGTCGAGAGGGGCAGTTGCGCCGTAGTTGGCGGCGAGTTcagcggccgcctcctcctctcctcttcgaATCCA ATGCCTATGGGTTCTCCTAAGTTGGATTGTTCATCCTTCTTTGCTGGTGGTGTGCTCGTCCGTTGCAATAGCCTTCGTGCGCTGGATCAACACTGCCG GTTGGTTTCTTCCTGTTCTGTCCTGCTTCCACCGTCGTATCATTCTGCCGTTGCCATTGAG gttcGACGATCTGCTAGGCTGCTGCATCTGCAACTCTGTGCTGCTGTTCAAG GAAGATGCTAA
- the LOC119340342 gene encoding uncharacterized protein LOC119340342 isoform X1 encodes MGRVWAEGWRLREKAPGVGAATNEDGVGRGGRLAGWRSRSKEACSAMEVCPLAGAAGVTAAAGRPHAPPQPASSAAARTVERGSCAVVGGEFSGRLLLSSSNPMPMGSPKLDCSSFFAGGVLVRCNSLRALDQHCRLVSSCSVLLPPSYHSAVAIEQVRRSARLLHLQLCAAVQGLLDSFCPTCLFFLAAHMLLFL; translated from the exons ATGGGTCGGGTCTGGGCAGAAGGCTGGCGCCTGCGGGAGAAAGCACCGGGGGTTGGTGCAGCGACAAATGAGGACGGGGTGGGCCGTGGAGGGAGGCTCGCCGGATGGAGAAGCCGGAGCAAGGAGGCATGTTCGGCCATGGAGGTATGCCCTTTGGCCGGAGCAGCAGGAGTAACTGCAGCCGCTGGTCGGCCCCATGCACCGCCTCAGCCCGCATCGTCTGCTGCAGCCCGCACGGTCGAGAGGGGCAGTTGCGCCGTAGTTGGCGGCGAGTTcagcggccgcctcctcctctcctcttcgaATCCA ATGCCTATGGGTTCTCCTAAGTTGGATTGTTCATCCTTCTTTGCTGGTGGTGTGCTCGTCCGTTGCAATAGCCTTCGTGCGCTGGATCAACACTGCCG GTTGGTTTCTTCCTGTTCTGTCCTGCTTCCACCGTCGTATCATTCTGCCGTTGCCATTGAG caggttcGACGATCTGCTAGGCTGCTGCATCTGCAACTCTGTGCTGCTGTTCAAGGTTTGCTTGATTCTTTCTGCCCTACATGCTTGTTCTTTCTTGCTGCACATATGCTTCTCTTTCTCTAA
- the LOC119340342 gene encoding uncharacterized protein LOC119340342 isoform X2: protein MGRVWAEGWRLREKAPGVGAATNEDGVGRGGRLAGWRSRSKEACSAMEVCPLAGAAGVTAAAGRPHAPPQPASSAAARTVERGSCAVVGGEFSGRLLLSSSNPMPMGSPKLDCSSFFAGGVLVRCNSLRALDQHCRLVSSCSVLLPPSYHSAVAIEVRRSARLLHLQLCAAVQGLLDSFCPTCLFFLAAHMLLFL from the exons ATGGGTCGGGTCTGGGCAGAAGGCTGGCGCCTGCGGGAGAAAGCACCGGGGGTTGGTGCAGCGACAAATGAGGACGGGGTGGGCCGTGGAGGGAGGCTCGCCGGATGGAGAAGCCGGAGCAAGGAGGCATGTTCGGCCATGGAGGTATGCCCTTTGGCCGGAGCAGCAGGAGTAACTGCAGCCGCTGGTCGGCCCCATGCACCGCCTCAGCCCGCATCGTCTGCTGCAGCCCGCACGGTCGAGAGGGGCAGTTGCGCCGTAGTTGGCGGCGAGTTcagcggccgcctcctcctctcctcttcgaATCCA ATGCCTATGGGTTCTCCTAAGTTGGATTGTTCATCCTTCTTTGCTGGTGGTGTGCTCGTCCGTTGCAATAGCCTTCGTGCGCTGGATCAACACTGCCG GTTGGTTTCTTCCTGTTCTGTCCTGCTTCCACCGTCGTATCATTCTGCCGTTGCCATTGAG gttcGACGATCTGCTAGGCTGCTGCATCTGCAACTCTGTGCTGCTGTTCAAGGTTTGCTTGATTCTTTCTGCCCTACATGCTTGTTCTTTCTTGCTGCACATATGCTTCTCTTTCTCTAA
- the LOC119340342 gene encoding uncharacterized protein LOC119340342 isoform X3, giving the protein MGRVWAEGWRLREKAPGVGAATNEDGVGRGGRLAGWRSRSKEACSAMEVCPLAGAAGVTAAAGRPHAPPQPASSAAARTVERGSCAVVGGEFSGRLLLSSSNPMPMGSPKLDCSSFFAGGVLVRCNSLRALDQHCRLVSSCSVLLPPSYHSAVAIEQVRRSARLLHLQLCAAVQGRC; this is encoded by the exons ATGGGTCGGGTCTGGGCAGAAGGCTGGCGCCTGCGGGAGAAAGCACCGGGGGTTGGTGCAGCGACAAATGAGGACGGGGTGGGCCGTGGAGGGAGGCTCGCCGGATGGAGAAGCCGGAGCAAGGAGGCATGTTCGGCCATGGAGGTATGCCCTTTGGCCGGAGCAGCAGGAGTAACTGCAGCCGCTGGTCGGCCCCATGCACCGCCTCAGCCCGCATCGTCTGCTGCAGCCCGCACGGTCGAGAGGGGCAGTTGCGCCGTAGTTGGCGGCGAGTTcagcggccgcctcctcctctcctcttcgaATCCA ATGCCTATGGGTTCTCCTAAGTTGGATTGTTCATCCTTCTTTGCTGGTGGTGTGCTCGTCCGTTGCAATAGCCTTCGTGCGCTGGATCAACACTGCCG GTTGGTTTCTTCCTGTTCTGTCCTGCTTCCACCGTCGTATCATTCTGCCGTTGCCATTGAG caggttcGACGATCTGCTAGGCTGCTGCATCTGCAACTCTGTGCTGCTGTTCAAG GAAGATGCTAA